A region from the Leopardus geoffroyi isolate Oge1 chromosome E3, O.geoffroyi_Oge1_pat1.0, whole genome shotgun sequence genome encodes:
- the POP7 gene encoding ribonuclease P protein subunit p20, whose product MAENREPRGAVEAELDPVEYTLRKRLPHRLPRRPNDIYVNMKTDFKAQLARCQKLLDGGARGQNSCSEIYIHGLGLAINRAINIALQLQAGSFGSLQVAANTSTVELVDELEPETDTREPLTRIRNNSAIHIRVFRVTPK is encoded by the coding sequence ATGGCGGAAAATCGAGAGCCCCGCGGGGCCGTCGAGGCAGAGCTGGACCCGGTGGAGTATACCCTTCGGAAGCGGCTCCCCCACCGCCTGCCCCGGAGACCCAATGACATTTACGTCAACATGAAGACTGACTTTAAAGCCCAGCTGGCCCGCTGCCAAAAGCTTCTGGACGGAGGGGCTCGgggtcagaactcatgcagtgaGATCTACATTCATGGCTTGGGCCTGGCCATCAACCGTGCCATCAACATTGCTCTACAGCTTCAGGCGGGCAGCTTCGGGTCCTTGCAGGTGGCTGCCAATACCTCCACCGTGGAGCTCGTCGATGAGCTGGAACCAGAGACTGATACCCGAGAGCCGCTGACCCGCATCCGCAACAACTCGGCCATCCACATCCGTGTTTTCAGGGTTACACCCAAGTAA